AGTATGGGAGGCCATGCCTTCCCCAGCTATAACTGGTTGCCCCACAAGGGCAGATTCGGTCCCCTGAGCCACAGGACCACAAGATCAGTAGATTGGATGGACTCCTTCTTCAGCAAGGCTCCCTGAATAAAACACTGGACAAGTCCATTCCTGGCTCCTCAGCCCTGGCACAAAGCCACAGGAGTGGGCATTTGCTAGAGGCAGGGTCATTCTCATCCCCTCCCCATACCCAGTGTCTTGGGCCCTCAGGACTGCCCTCAAGGCCCTCTGCAAGGCTGCCCTCCCCACCAGACTCACCAGCTCCCGTCGGAGCCACTCAAGGGCAGAGTCCATTGAGTCGAAGCCGCAAATGGTCCCAGGTCCCCCGGGCTCGGGTCTGGCTTGGGCCCTGCGCCAGGCCTGGCTCTGGACCTGGGCCGTCCACTCCAGATATGAGGGCCGCCGTGTCTGCAGCTGCAGCTTGGCCGTCAGCGCCTTTACAGAGTCCAGGCTCTCTTGTTCTTCATCCTCCTCATCTTCTTCACCCACTGCCTGGAATTTCAGTGGCTCCAGGGACATGGTTGGGGATGAGGGACAGGGCAAGTCTGCAGCTCTGGGATTAGGGAAAGCCTGGCAATATTACCCCAGAAGAGGTGGCAGAAGCTGAGGGTGAAAGAAATGTGCAGGGAGTGTGCGCTGGTGAATGTTCAAGGTGGGTCAGGGAGGCTTGAGTGTGTCAGGGTGGGTAGGTAGATGGTTGTGGGAGGCTGAGTGTGCAAGGGCTGGGATTTTCCTGCACTGCTAACCCGGGAGCCACGTGATGCCTGTCCGGGTGGGGGCAGGAGAAGCCCTGCTCCTCTGGCCCCTTGGATAAAATTTATTGTCTTTGCCCAGAAGGAGACACCCAGTTCCCAGAAAGGAAGTTGCTCCAGGATAAGAAAAGCATCATCCACACCAGAATATTGGCCCTCTTCCCAAGACCCAAGTTAAAGGATTCGGGAGGCGATAGGAGGCTGACAAGCTGCCCCCTGTCCTCACTCATGACACTGGCCCTTCAGCAAAGGAATAGGGTCCAGATCCCTGGCTCAGGAACCAGGAGAACTGGGTTCTGGTGCTAGATCTgtgggaccttggacaagtcactgacTCTCTGCTGGGACAGATCaatgatttcaagctatattctAAGGAACTTTTGGTTCCCTTGGAAATCCCTCAAGGACTGTGTGCAGGGTAAGGGCACAGCTGTGGATGGGCTCCTAgaccttcctctccctgcccctcccagggcttcAACCAGAACGGTtccctttttaaaactttgtattgaaatataacacacacagaaaaatttaCATGTCATAAATACATGGCTTGCTGAATTCTCCCAAACTGAACACACTTATGTAAGTGGTACCTAGATCAAGCAAAGGAGTATTACTATCATCCAGGAAGCCTCTTTTGTGCTCCTGGCCTATCACAACTCTCCTAAGGGTAATGTAACCAAGCATAGGGCTCGCTCATGTGCCTGCAGTGCAAAAAGCCAAGCTCTGACAGGGTTTTTGCAGCAAAGTAAGGGTTTATTGCAGGGAACCAAGCAGGGGAGTTAGAGCCAAGCCTCAGCTCCACTCCAACTTGGTCTTTgaatgttggggtttttttaaaaaaaggggaagaaaaaaaattttttaataaataaaaaataaagtaaaaaaataaaaaaggggaagaaccggacttccctggtggtccagtggttaagactccactcttccactgcagcaggcacaggttcagtccctggtgggggaagttctgcatgccgcgtggtgtgaccaaaaaaaaaaaaccaaaaacaattaaaataaaacaggggaagaacaaagaggcTGAGATTAACCATCATCTTGTGACGTTTCTGTGACATTTCGTAATCGtttctgtgacatttcttaatcGTAGTTTCAGGAGTCAGAATGTCTCTGGTTTATGATTATCTGGCCAGGTGGTCCACAGCTAGGGGCTGATGAGCTGTTACCTCATCTTGTCTTAGAGAAACAACTTGAATTTGTATGTTAATGATGATATCTAGAATAGCAGTTTCAGTACATTAATGATGTTATTGACAGCAGcaattttagacttctgactctgtgtttgtttgtttttgtttttttggccatgccacaaggcatgtgggattttagttccctacCAGTGATGGAACCCATGCTTCCTatagtggaagtgtggagtcttttttaaaaattctatttattttatttttggctgtgttgggtcttcgttgctgcgcgcgcgggctttctctagttgttgtggtgcacaggcttctcattgcagtggcttctctttgttgcggagcatggctctaggcacgtgggctcagtagttgtggctcgcgggctctagagtgcaggctcagcagttgtggcgcacgggcttagttgctccaaggcatgtgggatcttcccagaccagggcttgatcctgtgtcccctgaattggcaggcagattcttaaccactgtgccaccagggaagcctggaagcacagagtcttaaccactggactgccagggaagtccctgactggTTGATTAGTGTTCATTTAGCACAGGATTGAGGTCAGAGGGGAcataaaaaagagtaaagttttggatagagattaatcataaactcagtaaGGAATcttggttttagggggacttggttTCAGTAATACTACCCTAATTTGAcagcatagattagttttgcctttttgtaTACTTTctagtggttctcaatctttaGCATggatcagaatcatctggaaaacTTGTTAAAATAGATTGCCCCATTCCCAGAGCTTCAGATTCAGTATGTTTGGGGTAGGGcccaataatttgcatttctaacgaATTCCCATCCCAGCTGATGCTGCTGGACTAGAACTTTATAATTTATACTCTTTTATGTCTGGTTCCTTTCATAGAGCAGTTCCAACTTTATGTTATATTATTGGGGGGGCGCCTATGATTTCATTATTTGATGGAAGGCTtttgcacacacacagaagccTGGAACCTAGTAGACCAGAAGGCTCTTTAAAGGCAGGAGTacatcttatttttcttagtaaCCAGCACTTAACACAGTGTAGGCATCagtgtttaagaaataaaagaatacttgGATGGATGGGTCCTCCAGCAAATAGACTTAAACTCTAGTAATTTACCAGCTTAAGTGTGTCTCTTGCCAGACTGAAAACCCTGTGAACAGAACCTTCCTCAACCATTCTTGGGTCCCAACACCCAGTGTAGGGCCCAGCTCAGTGTACAGGCACTTCATGTTTGGGCAAAGGATGGAGTGATGAGGGATGGAGCTCCTGAGGGCAGAACTATACCAGAAGTGGCCCCCATAGAGGGCGCCCTCAGACAGGGACTTCCAgctgtggtgggggaggggtgcctgCTACACAATTGCTTGCATTTAAGGTGGACCAAGGGATTTCCCCCACCCAGCCTCCGATGTAGGGGAGGATGCAGACAGTTCCCAGTTTCACACCCACCCTTTCCACCCCTTCCACCAGGGTACAGGAGAAGagacagtatttttctttatttttttttaatcggtGAGAGTGCCAGCACCCCAcagttaaaaaaaccaaaaatgtgaGTGCCTCCTGCGACCCAGGCAGGAGGTAAAGGGCTTTAACAAGAAtattctccccatttcacagatgatgaaattgaggtTTCCTTAACAGGTTCTAGCCCCGGGGTCTTCACTAAGAAGTGCTGGCAATAGGAGGGGGAAATTCCTGTGAAACTGTGCGATCCCTTCCTCCAAGGGGCCTCCTTAACAGCTGTCCTGCCGGCGTCGCCAGCTGCCCAGCCAGTTCCTGTCCCTTTCGGAGCCCGCGCTCACCCCGCCTGACGCTCCTAGAGTCTGTCCTTCTACCGGGCCCCAGGCCCACCTCTGGAGGAATGGAGTTCTCGGAGCTGATCCGTACGGGCCAGGCCCAAGCCGAGCTCCTGCGGGGCCCGGAGATGCCCCCGCTGCGCGGCACGCTTTGCGTCACCGGCCACCACCTGCTGCTGTCGCCAGGGCCCCAGGCGACTCCAGACCTGTGGCTGCTGCTGTTGCGTAGTGTCGACTCCATCGAGAAGCGGTGAGACGTGGCGGGGACATCCCCGTAGCCTGGGAACGCGTGGCTCcgcagggagagggggaagggcaagcgcAGTTGGAGctggtgcccccccccccccccccccccacgcacAATCCCAAGAAAACCCCTTTCTCTCCCCCCCCGTAGGGGTCGGNNNNNNNNNNNNNNNNNNNNNNNNNNNNNNNNNNNNNNNNNGctggtgccccccccccccccccgcataaCGTACAATCCTAAGaaactcctttctcctcccctctggtAGAGGTCAGGGGACATTAAGCCTAAGTTTATCCATCCCCAGGGTCGCGGGTGACGCCGGCACCATCACGCTGCGCTGTAAGGACCTGCGAGTGCTGCAGCTGGACATAGAGGGCGTGGAAGCGACGCTGGACATTGCCCGCTCCATTGAGGTACGCCAGGGGTGCACCAGGGGCACTTAAGCTACCCTATCCCGTAACAAGGGAACTCAGCATCCAGTGTTATCCCGGAGCATAGCTAATGGCAAGGGGATGCAGGGTGGTCTGGAGTGCGTGGAGAGGCGGGAGCTGCGGAGCGGAGGGCTGGATTCCGACCTTTCCCAGATCCCTTGCCTTCGTTCCCCAGGCGCTGTCCTCCCTGGAATCGGTCATCACCTCCTTTCCGTTCTTCTACCGTCCCAAGGGCTTGAGACTGGGCGAAGCCTGGCACTTCCACCCACCCGAACGTTACTACAAGCGAGTAGCTCGCGAGGTCGGCGCGGTCGTGGGGGCCTGGGGATGTGGGAGAGCCGGGTCTGGAAGGGGCGCGGGGTCAGGGCACTCACTGGGTGCCCTAGACCTGGTCTTCGCCCCTCCCTGTGCCGCAGACCAGAGCGTGGCGGCTGAGCGAGGCGAACGAGGACTTCAGCTTGTGCCCCAGTTACCCCCGCGCTGTGATCGTGCCTCGCGCCGTGGACGACGATGCCCTGGCGCTCAGCGCCCGCTTCCGCCACGGAGGCCGCTTCCCTGTGCTCAGCTACTACCACGCTCCCAGCGGAACCGtgagccccacccctccccagacccagAGCCCTCCGCTAGGACCCTCTGCGTCCCTTCTTGGCTCTTCTCTGCACTGGCCGGCCTGTTGGTTGCCCGGCTGCGGCCCGGGCTCCAGCCCTATTCTGGCCCCGCCCACTCGGCTCAACCCTGCCTTCATCGATTCTGACCCCGCCCCTCTCCCTGGTTTCCGAGTCTCGCCAATCTCTGGCCCCACCTCCGGCTGGTCTGGGCCCCCTGAAGCCTTGTCCCTCTTTTGTCAACCCATGACCCGCCCACGTTCTACCCAGAGGGTCCCTCCCCCCTCTGGCCACAACCCACCCAGACCCGGTCCGACGCCCCCAGGGCTCCTGAGCtaacctccccccgcccccgccccaga
The Physeter macrocephalus isolate SW-GA unplaced genomic scaffold, ASM283717v5 random_222, whole genome shotgun sequence genome window above contains:
- the FAM167B gene encoding protein FAM167B; the encoded protein is MSLEPLKFQAVGEEDEEDEEQESLDSVKALTAKLQLQTRRPSYLEWTAQVQSQAWRRAQARPEPGGPGTICGFDSMDSALEWLRRELREMQAQDRQLAGQLLRLRAQLHRLKVDQVCHLHQELLNEAEMELELEPGAGLALAPPLRHLGLTRMNISARRFTLC